From Variimorphobacter saccharofermentans, one genomic window encodes:
- a CDS encoding type III restriction-modification system endonuclease: MKFNFKIQQYQTDAVNSVVNVFKGQPYQDKVSYRRDIGNKHQIQQYSQASFAMDGEQQTIGFTDDFDESGFKNETLMISADTLLSNIKEVQQSNNLMVSDSLVDNLGACSLDVEMETGTGKTYVYIKTMYELNQRYGWSKFIVVVPSIAIREGVKKSFEITQDHFMEQYHKKVRYFVYNSSNLNQLDSFSSNSGINVMIINMQAFNTSMKEGGRSKEARIIYDKRDEFGSRRPIDVIKANNPIIILDEPQKMGGDATQKALKNFNPLFCLNYSATHAQHHNLVYALDAVDAYNQRLVKKIEVKGFQVKNFRGTDRYLYLEDIIVSPKHAPKAKIEFEIAYKKSINREPKILEVDDNLYELSKNMEQYKGYRISEIDPIAGTVTFTNGEVIRRGDVVGDVSEKDMRRIQIRETIKSHLEKEEELFNRGIKTLSLFFIDEVAKYRQYDEDGAELLGEYGKMFEQEYNDVVNEYITVFDTPYQRYLKGIDVADTHKGYFSIDKKGRAVDSHIKRGSDFSDDISAYDLILKNKERLLSFKEPTRFIFSHSALREGWDSPNVFQICTLKHSESTTVKRQEVGRGLRLCVNQDGFRMDNQSLGIAQVHKVNKLTVIASESYKEFVTDLQKQIRGALYERPRRATKDYFQGKTVLVNGAVEKITDQQATMIYQYLIKNDYVTMDGEDRITEQYHIDLENNNLAVLPERLVAYAEGIHKLIQSVFNEKILDEMIGDGNETKIPSNDLNDNFYKKEFQTLWSYINHRYAYTVSFDSNELIQKSIVAIDNELYVSMLQYTTSVSEQKDTMSADAIKSGDSFKGVKSGTTVLRHFETSQIKYDLIGKIAEATVLTRKTVAAILKGIRIDRFAMYRNNPEEFITKVARLIKEQKATMIVEHISYDQLEGKYDSSIFTAEKHTSIDKAFEAEKHIQPYVFTDGIADKSIERKFAEDLDGASEVCVYAKLPKGFSIPTPVGNYSPDWAIAFNAGSVKHIFFIAETKGTMESLQLRPIEKAKISCARKLFNEISTENVVYHDVDSYQSLLNIMPTIEKKVAK; this comes from the coding sequence ATGAAATTTAATTTTAAAATACAGCAATATCAGACCGATGCAGTTAATAGTGTTGTAAATGTTTTTAAGGGTCAGCCTTACCAAGATAAAGTAAGTTATAGGCGTGATATTGGCAACAAACATCAAATTCAACAGTATTCACAGGCGTCATTTGCTATGGATGGAGAACAGCAAACAATTGGTTTCACTGACGATTTTGATGAGTCTGGCTTTAAGAATGAGACACTTATGATATCAGCAGATACTTTGTTATCAAATATTAAAGAAGTACAGCAGTCCAATAATTTAATGGTATCGGATTCATTGGTAGATAATCTAGGAGCTTGTTCTTTGGATGTTGAGATGGAGACTGGTACTGGTAAGACTTATGTTTATATCAAGACTATGTATGAATTAAATCAGCGATATGGTTGGTCAAAATTTATCGTAGTTGTACCTTCTATAGCCATAAGAGAAGGTGTAAAGAAGTCATTTGAAATCACACAGGACCACTTTATGGAACAATACCATAAGAAAGTCAGATACTTTGTTTATAACAGTAGTAATTTGAACCAGCTTGATTCTTTCTCAAGTAATTCTGGAATCAATGTGATGATAATAAATATGCAAGCTTTCAATACTTCTATGAAGGAAGGTGGAAGGAGCAAAGAAGCTCGTATTATTTATGATAAAAGAGATGAATTTGGTAGTAGAAGACCGATTGATGTTATTAAAGCCAATAATCCTATTATCATCCTTGATGAACCACAGAAAATGGGTGGAGATGCTACACAGAAGGCTTTAAAGAATTTTAATCCATTATTCTGCTTAAACTATTCAGCTACTCACGCACAGCATCATAATCTTGTATATGCTTTGGATGCAGTAGATGCTTATAATCAGAGACTTGTTAAGAAGATTGAAGTAAAAGGATTCCAGGTAAAGAATTTCCGTGGTACTGATAGATACTTATATTTAGAGGATATTATCGTATCTCCTAAGCATGCTCCTAAAGCAAAAATTGAATTTGAAATTGCATATAAAAAATCTATTAACAGAGAGCCAAAGATACTGGAAGTAGATGATAATTTATACGAGCTTTCAAAGAACATGGAGCAGTATAAAGGTTATCGTATATCCGAGATTGACCCTATTGCAGGTACAGTAACATTTACCAATGGTGAAGTGATTCGTAGGGGAGATGTTGTTGGTGATGTATCTGAAAAAGATATGAGAAGAATCCAAATTAGAGAGACAATTAAATCACATCTTGAAAAAGAAGAAGAGCTATTCAATAGGGGGATTAAGACCTTATCGCTGTTCTTTATTGATGAAGTTGCGAAATATCGCCAGTATGATGAGGATGGTGCGGAGCTTCTTGGCGAATATGGAAAGATGTTCGAACAGGAATATAACGATGTAGTAAATGAGTACATTACAGTATTTGATACCCCATATCAGCGTTACCTTAAGGGAATTGATGTTGCTGATACCCATAAGGGATATTTCAGTATAGATAAAAAAGGTCGTGCTGTTGATAGCCATATAAAGAGAGGTTCAGATTTTTCTGATGATATATCAGCATATGATTTGATTTTGAAGAACAAAGAAAGGTTATTAAGCTTTAAGGAACCAACAAGATTTATCTTTTCACATTCAGCCTTAAGAGAAGGATGGGATAGTCCTAATGTATTCCAGATTTGTACCTTAAAGCATAGTGAAAGTACTACCGTTAAGCGGCAAGAAGTTGGTAGAGGCTTGCGACTTTGTGTAAATCAAGATGGATTCCGTATGGATAACCAGAGCCTTGGAATTGCACAGGTGCATAAGGTAAATAAACTTACCGTTATTGCAAGTGAAAGTTATAAGGAATTTGTTACTGACCTTCAGAAACAAATTAGGGGAGCACTTTACGAAAGGCCAAGAAGAGCAACAAAAGATTATTTCCAAGGAAAGACTGTTTTGGTAAATGGTGCAGTTGAGAAGATTACTGACCAGCAAGCAACTATGATTTATCAGTATCTAATAAAGAACGATTATGTAACCATGGATGGCGAAGACCGTATTACTGAGCAGTATCATATCGACTTAGAGAATAATAATCTTGCAGTATTGCCAGAAAGATTAGTTGCATATGCAGAAGGCATTCATAAGTTGATTCAGAGTGTATTCAATGAAAAGATTCTGGATGAAATGATTGGTGATGGTAATGAAACCAAGATACCAAGTAATGACCTCAATGATAACTTCTACAAAAAAGAATTTCAGACACTTTGGAGTTATATTAACCATAGGTATGCTTATACTGTTTCATTTGACAGTAATGAGCTGATTCAGAAGTCTATAGTTGCTATTGATAATGAGCTTTATGTATCAATGCTCCAGTACACAACATCTGTATCGGAACAGAAGGATACCATGTCAGCGGATGCAATTAAATCCGGTGATTCTTTCAAAGGGGTAAAATCTGGTACAACAGTACTTAGACATTTTGAAACAAGTCAGATTAAATATGATTTAATTGGAAAGATTGCAGAAGCAACGGTTCTTACAAGAAAAACAGTTGCAGCGATTCTTAAGGGTATCCGTATAGATAGATTTGCTATGTATAGAAATAATCCAGAGGAATTTATCACAAAGGTTGCAAGGCTAATTAAAGAGCAAAAAGCTACAATGATTGTAGAACATATTTCATATGACCAGCTTGAAGGAAAGTATGATAGCTCTATCTTTACAGCTGAGAAGCATACAAGTATTGATAAAGCTTTCGAAGCAGAGAAACATATTCAACCATATGTATTTACAGATGGTATTGCTGATAAATCTATAGAGCGTAAATTTGCAGAAGACCTTGATGGAGCTTCAGAAGTATGTGTTTATGCTAAATTACCAAAGGGATTCTCGATTCCTACACCAGTTGGAAATTATAGTCCAGACTGGGCAATAGCATTTAATGCTGGTAGCGTAAAGCATATCTTCTTTATTGCTGAAACTAAGGGAACAATGGAGAGCTTACAGCTTAGACCGATTGAAAAGGCAAAGATATCATGTGCGAGAAAACTATTTAATGAGATTTCAACAGAAAATGTTGTTTACCATGATGTAGATAGTTATCAAAGCTTATTGAACATTATGCCTACAATTGAGAAGAAAGTTGCAAAATAA
- a CDS encoding YdbC family protein has product MADFQYEIVEQLGILSESPKGWTKEFNKISWNGGVPKYDIRDWAPEHEKMGKGVTLTDEEAKKLAELLGNVL; this is encoded by the coding sequence ATGGCAGACTTTCAATATGAAATAGTAGAGCAGCTTGGTATTCTGTCTGAAAGTCCAAAGGGATGGACGAAAGAATTTAACAAGATTTCATGGAACGGCGGAGTTCCCAAATATGATATACGTGATTGGGCTCCAGAACATGAGAAGATGGGTAAGGGAGTTACCTTAACCGATGAAGAAGCGAAGAAATTAGCAGAGCTTCTTGGAAACGTACTATAA
- the mobV gene encoding MobV family relaxase, whose translation MPVKNYAILRTQKLNRKNIQEVKKRCEHVNRIEFTENVNKELSHLDRCVIGDSDSDWFKLFKTRFKELEHYKDPSSRKLNSNAVIGVEAVTTMSHEMGDKIDIDGWIDANNKWMQDYFGKDNVLHGVLHMDEVTPHIHYFITPVLDGKFNAREIMGGRNKYRDRQTEYAKAMEPFGLQRGLKTGRTDYVTIKELYAKNQNIINLPDISSEESAEEYRIRINKQYRALQIRIGYLEREVKDHEVIRDYAAKLEEETDKLQEKYNELRDRNKRLEHNFKYRRLGNYLVEDLIYAVENYDDKNVIDNYLTRIAPLNEWGKQYNDRIDREGEHKSIEEGSVK comes from the coding sequence ATGCCAGTTAAAAATTATGCTATTTTAAGGACACAAAAATTAAACCGAAAGAACATTCAAGAAGTCAAAAAGAGGTGTGAGCATGTTAATCGAATTGAATTTACTGAAAATGTAAACAAAGAACTCTCCCATCTTGATAGATGTGTGATAGGAGACTCAGATTCTGATTGGTTTAAACTCTTTAAAACTCGTTTTAAAGAGCTTGAACATTATAAGGATCCCAGTTCAAGAAAGTTGAATTCAAATGCAGTTATAGGAGTTGAGGCCGTTACTACAATGTCACATGAAATGGGGGATAAGATTGATATTGATGGATGGATTGATGCCAACAATAAGTGGATGCAGGATTACTTCGGTAAGGATAATGTTCTTCATGGTGTATTACATATGGATGAAGTAACGCCTCATATTCACTATTTTATAACACCGGTTTTGGATGGAAAGTTCAACGCTCGTGAAATCATGGGCGGTAGAAATAAGTATAGGGATCGCCAGACTGAGTACGCAAAAGCAATGGAACCATTTGGACTCCAGAGAGGATTGAAAACAGGTCGTACAGATTATGTTACGATAAAAGAACTGTACGCCAAAAATCAAAACATCATAAATCTCCCAGATATATCTAGTGAAGAATCTGCCGAAGAATATCGTATCAGAATTAATAAGCAATATCGAGCTCTTCAGATTCGTATAGGATATCTCGAACGAGAAGTTAAAGATCATGAGGTAATTAGAGATTATGCAGCCAAGCTGGAAGAAGAAACAGATAAGCTCCAGGAGAAATACAATGAACTTAGAGATAGGAATAAGAGACTGGAACATAATTTTAAATATCGTCGACTTGGAAACTATCTTGTAGAGGACCTCATTTATGCTGTTGAGAACTATGATGATAAAAATGTGATTGATAATTATCTTACAAGAATTGCACCTCTCAATGAATGGGGTAAACAGTATAATGACAGAATCGATAGAGAAGGGGAGCACAAGAGTATTGAAGAAGGTAGTGTAAAATAA
- the istA gene encoding IS21 family transposase, with amino-acid sequence MTKYREIIRLTGLGFTQRNIMQSCDVAQKTVVKVQHRAKELNLSWPLDESLTDAALEKLMFPKNNKEVSNKRMPDFAHIRKELLRNGVSKKLLWTEYMEECRLNNEEPLMYSQFCYYIQQDEQKRRATMHINRKPGEQVEVDWAGDPAHIIDPDTGEIINAYVFIGVMTYSQFTYAEAFINEKQRAWIAAHVHMYEYFGGVAKILVPDNCKTAVIHNGGWYNQQLNTVYHEMAEHYGTAIIPARVRKPKDKPNAEGSVGNISTWIIAALRNEQFFSLPELNRAIKEKLDEFNKRLFQKKEGSRLDLFRDEELPLLAPLPATSYELAEWKQATVQFNYHISIDGMLYSVPYEYIKRKVDVRVTDKTIEIFYNHNRIASHRKLNGRKGQYDTIVEHMPEDHQKYLEWNGDRFREWAKRIGNNTYKVVDAILTSKRVEQQTYKGCMGLLKLADKYSVKRLEAACEKALSYTATPSYKSIKNILTAGQEKSLSEEQPIESTQNKYGITRGAGYYGR; translated from the coding sequence ATGACCAAGTATCGTGAAATCATAAGGCTTACAGGTCTTGGATTCACTCAACGTAACATCATGCAAAGCTGTGATGTTGCCCAGAAAACCGTCGTCAAGGTTCAACACCGTGCCAAGGAGCTTAATCTCTCATGGCCATTAGATGAATCACTGACAGATGCAGCTCTAGAGAAACTGATGTTTCCTAAAAACAACAAGGAAGTTAGCAATAAGCGAATGCCCGATTTTGCTCACATCCGCAAGGAATTACTCCGCAACGGAGTCAGTAAAAAGCTCCTGTGGACAGAATATATGGAGGAGTGTCGCCTTAATAACGAAGAACCGCTCATGTATTCTCAATTCTGCTATTACATCCAGCAGGATGAACAGAAACGTCGCGCTACCATGCATATCAATCGGAAGCCTGGCGAACAGGTTGAAGTTGATTGGGCTGGTGATCCGGCACATATCATTGATCCTGATACTGGTGAAATTATCAATGCCTACGTATTCATTGGTGTCATGACTTATAGTCAGTTTACATATGCCGAAGCATTCATTAATGAGAAACAACGGGCTTGGATTGCTGCGCATGTTCATATGTATGAATACTTCGGTGGCGTTGCAAAGATACTTGTACCAGATAACTGTAAAACCGCCGTTATTCATAACGGTGGATGGTATAATCAGCAATTAAACACTGTCTATCATGAAATGGCAGAACACTATGGAACCGCTATAATTCCGGCAAGGGTTCGTAAACCAAAAGACAAGCCTAATGCGGAGGGAAGCGTAGGAAACATATCTACATGGATAATAGCTGCACTAAGGAATGAACAGTTCTTTTCTCTTCCCGAGCTAAATCGGGCTATAAAGGAAAAGCTGGACGAGTTCAACAAAAGGCTCTTTCAAAAGAAAGAAGGTAGCCGATTGGATCTCTTCCGCGACGAAGAACTGCCATTACTGGCCCCCCTACCTGCTACCTCTTACGAACTGGCGGAATGGAAACAAGCCACCGTTCAGTTCAATTATCACATATCTATCGACGGAATGCTATACTCAGTTCCCTATGAATATATAAAACGCAAAGTCGATGTTAGGGTAACAGATAAAACTATTGAAATCTTCTACAATCATAATCGCATCGCGTCCCATCGAAAGCTAAATGGCCGAAAGGGGCAGTATGACACCATCGTGGAACATATGCCGGAAGACCACCAGAAATATCTAGAATGGAATGGCGATCGTTTCCGCGAATGGGCGAAGCGGATTGGTAACAATACATACAAGGTAGTGGATGCAATCCTTACCTCCAAACGTGTGGAACAACAGACTTATAAAGGCTGTATGGGGCTTCTAAAACTGGCTGATAAATATTCAGTCAAACGATTAGAAGCTGCCTGCGAAAAGGCACTGAGCTACACAGCGACACCAAGTTATAAGAGTATAAAAAATATACTCACGGCTGGTCAAGAAAAGTCTTTATCAGAAGAACAACCCATAGAATCCACACAGAATAAATACGGCATCACCAGAGGTGCCGGCTATTACGGGAGGTAA
- a CDS encoding IS3 family transposase — protein sequence MTEALFLEAAIKEEQLLEQGKRRLNVSGVLKILGVSRSGYLSWKKRLPSKREKRKRIIKERIIDIYKDSHQNYGAPKITECLRKEGEIIAEKTVGNYMRELGIKAQYVKPYTVTTINSDFSNELKNILEEQFNPQKPDAVWCSDITYIWTYEGFVYLTSIMDLYSRKIIAWTLSNTLEARWVIETVNKAKKARNVSAPLILHSDRGIQYVSTEYIKATIGICRSYSKKAYPWDNACIEAFHALIKREWLNRFKIYDYNQAYRLVFQYIDTFYNTIRIHSHCGYLSPNEYESSYWDKLNKMERKEARYEAC from the coding sequence ATGACCGAAGCTCTGTTTCTGGAAGCTGCTATAAAAGAAGAGCAGCTTCTAGAGCAGGGAAAACGCCGGCTGAATGTCTCTGGTGTGCTGAAAATATTAGGCGTTTCAAGAAGCGGATATCTGAGCTGGAAAAAACGGCTTCCATCTAAAAGAGAGAAAAGAAAACGTATCATTAAAGAGCGGATTATCGATATCTATAAGGACTCCCATCAAAATTATGGTGCGCCAAAGATAACCGAATGTTTAAGGAAAGAAGGAGAAATCATTGCTGAAAAAACCGTAGGTAATTACATGCGTGAGCTTGGAATAAAAGCGCAGTACGTAAAACCTTATACAGTGACAACAATAAATTCAGATTTCAGCAATGAGTTAAAAAATATACTAGAGGAGCAATTTAATCCCCAAAAACCGGATGCTGTTTGGTGTTCAGATATTACATATATTTGGACATATGAAGGCTTTGTATATCTTACTAGTATCATGGATCTATATTCTCGAAAAATAATTGCTTGGACCTTGAGCAATACACTGGAAGCCAGATGGGTAATTGAGACAGTAAATAAGGCTAAAAAAGCGAGAAATGTAAGTGCCCCGTTAATCTTACATAGTGATCGAGGTATACAGTATGTAAGCACCGAATATATAAAAGCAACAATAGGCATATGCCGAAGTTACTCTAAAAAGGCATATCCGTGGGATAATGCGTGCATAGAAGCCTTTCATGCATTAATAAAAAGAGAATGGTTGAATCGATTTAAGATATACGATTATAACCAAGCATATCGTCTGGTATTCCAGTATATTGATACCTTTTACAATACAATTAGAATACACAGCCATTGTGGATATCTTTCACCTAATGAATACGAATCCAGTTACTGGGATAAACTGAATAAAATGGAACGAAAGGAAGCAAGATATGAAGCATGTTAA
- a CDS encoding transposase — protein MAIQYTEEFKINAVKYWNDHQDLGIGKCAKNLGISKSALSNWGKAYTINDGTIPTRGRGNFESDDAKEIARLRKELRDTQDALDILKKAIGILGK, from the coding sequence ATGGCTATACAGTACACAGAGGAATTCAAAATCAATGCAGTAAAATACTGGAATGATCATCAGGATTTAGGCATCGGAAAGTGCGCAAAGAACTTAGGAATCAGTAAAAGTGCTCTTTCTAATTGGGGGAAAGCCTATACAATTAATGACGGCACGATCCCTACAAGAGGGCGTGGTAATTTCGAAAGCGACGATGCTAAGGAAATAGCTAGACTACGTAAAGAGTTACGTGATACTCAAGATGCACTTGATATATTAAAAAAAGCAATCGGCATACTGGGAAAATGA
- the tnpC gene encoding IS66 family transposase: MNNKDAYIEQLENTIKKLQLQVDNLTEMILILRKEKFGSSSEKTPKDDIEGQLHLFNEAEAYSDSPDPEPITKEVKGYTRTHTKTKRVEIIKDLPVREILCEIPIEDQYCIQCGNNLKPIGKETVREELEYIPAKLRIVRYVRMAYECPKCKHTDKPYIEKAPTPTSLMNHSLASPSSVANVMYQKYVNSMPLYRQEKDWENLGIALKRSTMANWIIRCSQDYFYPVIQYLRKKLLERDIIHCDETPIQVLKEDGKKPQTKSYMWLYRSGNDGKAPIILYDYRPTRNGDNPVEYLKGFRGYLHTDGYGGYNKLEVIRCGCWAHLRRKFIEAIPGKKAKNAPPTNAEIGRDYCNKLFLIEESLKELSPEVRYTKRLELERPVLDAFWCWLENLTVLNGSALGKAVTYAKNQKPYMENYLLDGRCSISNNTAENSIRPFCIGRKNWLFSDTPKGAEASAAVYSIVETAKANGLNVYTYLEYLLLYMPDTDYHNHPEDLKFLMPWSEAVQAECGK, from the coding sequence ATGAATAATAAAGATGCTTACATTGAACAGCTCGAAAATACAATAAAAAAGTTACAACTACAAGTAGATAATCTTACGGAGATGATACTAATACTTCGGAAGGAAAAGTTCGGTTCATCCAGTGAAAAAACTCCTAAGGATGATATTGAAGGACAACTACATTTGTTCAATGAGGCAGAAGCTTATTCTGATTCTCCTGATCCAGAACCTATAACCAAAGAAGTAAAGGGTTACACCCGGACTCATACAAAGACAAAGAGAGTAGAAATTATAAAAGATCTTCCTGTCCGTGAAATCCTGTGTGAGATTCCTATAGAGGATCAGTACTGTATTCAGTGTGGGAATAATCTAAAACCAATCGGTAAGGAAACGGTTCGTGAGGAGCTGGAGTACATACCTGCTAAACTACGTATTGTTCGTTATGTCCGAATGGCTTATGAATGTCCTAAGTGTAAACATACCGACAAACCCTATATAGAAAAGGCACCTACACCGACATCTTTAATGAACCATTCACTTGCATCACCAAGTTCTGTAGCCAACGTAATGTATCAGAAATACGTGAATAGCATGCCACTTTATCGCCAGGAAAAGGACTGGGAGAATCTCGGTATTGCCTTAAAACGTAGCACTATGGCTAACTGGATTATACGTTGCTCCCAAGATTATTTCTATCCTGTAATCCAGTACTTAAGGAAGAAGCTACTAGAAAGGGATATCATTCATTGCGATGAAACACCTATCCAAGTACTGAAGGAGGATGGTAAAAAACCTCAGACGAAGTCCTACATGTGGCTTTATCGCTCTGGTAATGACGGGAAAGCTCCCATCATCTTGTATGATTACAGACCAACAAGAAACGGTGATAATCCAGTCGAATACCTAAAGGGGTTCAGAGGATATCTTCATACCGATGGATACGGTGGATATAACAAGCTTGAAGTTATCCGGTGCGGTTGTTGGGCTCACCTTCGAAGGAAGTTCATAGAGGCTATTCCTGGAAAGAAGGCAAAGAATGCCCCACCTACCAATGCAGAAATCGGAAGGGACTACTGCAATAAGCTCTTCCTTATAGAGGAAAGTCTTAAGGAACTGTCCCCTGAAGTTAGATATACTAAGCGTCTTGAACTGGAACGCCCAGTCCTTGATGCCTTTTGGTGCTGGCTTGAAAACCTTACGGTATTAAATGGCTCTGCTCTAGGTAAAGCTGTAACGTATGCAAAGAATCAGAAGCCATATATGGAGAATTATCTTCTTGATGGAAGATGCTCCATTTCAAACAATACAGCAGAAAACAGCATACGTCCATTCTGTATTGGCCGTAAAAACTGGCTATTTTCAGATACACCGAAAGGAGCTGAAGCAAGTGCTGCAGTATATAGCATAGTCGAAACAGCAAAAGCAAACGGACTTAATGTATATACATATCTAGAATACTTATTATTGTATATGCCTGATACGGATTATCATAATCACCCAGAAGATCTGAAATTTTTGATGCCTTGGTCAGAGGCAGTACAAGCAGAGTGTGGTAAGTGA
- the tnpB gene encoding IS66 family insertion sequence element accessory protein TnpB (TnpB, as the term is used for proteins encoded by IS66 family insertion elements, is considered an accessory protein, since TnpC, encoded by a neighboring gene, is a DDE family transposase.) has product MLGDITVAKNIYIACGYTDMRKSIDGLAAVVQEQFHLDPFSKSLFLFCGKRRDRLKALLWEGDGFVLLYKRLESGNFKWPRSQDEVKLLTWQEFRWLMEGLSIDQPKAIKTVKQGAFC; this is encoded by the coding sequence ATGCTAGGCGATATTACTGTAGCTAAGAACATCTACATTGCCTGTGGCTACACAGATATGCGTAAATCAATTGATGGACTAGCTGCAGTGGTACAAGAACAGTTCCATCTAGATCCTTTTTCAAAGAGTCTCTTTCTTTTCTGCGGTAAACGCCGGGATAGGCTCAAGGCACTCCTTTGGGAAGGAGATGGATTTGTTCTTCTTTATAAAAGATTAGAGAGCGGAAATTTCAAATGGCCTCGTAGTCAAGATGAGGTAAAACTCCTTACCTGGCAGGAATTTCGCTGGTTAATGGAGGGACTTTCTATCGACCAACCAAAGGCTATTAAGACTGTCAAACAGGGTGCTTTTTGTTAA
- the tnpA gene encoding IS66 family insertion sequence element accessory protein TnpA, with amino-acid sequence MDEVTYVKTKFRQEQWEKLIEDCQNSGLKVDDWCQKNHISRHAYYYWLRKIRKKACEAILPAIPKQDSQVEFAKFEIEAQQTNLMASVIIHLPSATLEVHNGASGQTIEAVLLALKNIC; translated from the coding sequence ATGGATGAAGTTACCTATGTAAAAACAAAGTTCCGTCAAGAACAATGGGAAAAACTAATTGAGGACTGTCAAAACAGTGGGCTTAAGGTTGACGACTGGTGCCAGAAAAATCATATCAGCCGTCACGCTTATTACTATTGGCTTCGTAAGATACGTAAAAAAGCATGTGAAGCTATTCTACCCGCAATACCTAAGCAAGATTCACAAGTTGAGTTTGCCAAGTTTGAAATAGAAGCACAGCAAACCAATCTTATGGCATCAGTCATTATCCATCTTCCATCTGCTACACTTGAAGTACATAATGGAGCAAGCGGGCAGACTATTGAAGCAGTGCTTCTAGCACTGAAAAATATATGCTAG
- the tnpA gene encoding IS66 family insertion sequence element accessory protein TnpA, whose amino-acid sequence MSSTTSMIATRYRLQEWAEQVRACQNRPDGMKVIDWCAQNNITKADYYYRLRKVREACLESMPKDMVSTSIVPVPAEVMNPKSAPSTSTGLDISVNGFSIHVTEATSLDLLSTILQVISHAQ is encoded by the coding sequence ATGAGCTCAACAACAAGTATGATTGCCACACGCTATCGATTGCAGGAATGGGCTGAGCAGGTTCGTGCCTGTCAGAATCGACCTGATGGAATGAAAGTCATCGATTGGTGTGCACAAAACAACATAACCAAAGCGGATTATTACTATAGACTTCGCAAGGTTCGGGAAGCCTGTCTCGAAAGCATGCCAAAGGACATGGTTTCAACATCAATTGTGCCGGTACCGGCTGAAGTCATGAATCCTAAATCTGCTCCGAGCACAAGTACAGGTCTGGATATCTCTGTGAACGGCTTTTCTATTCATGTGACAGAAGCTACATCATTAGATCTACTGTCTACAATACTACAGGTGATCTCTCATGCTCAATGA
- the tnpB gene encoding IS66 family insertion sequence element accessory protein TnpB (TnpB, as the term is used for proteins encoded by IS66 family insertion elements, is considered an accessory protein, since TnpC, encoded by a neighboring gene, is a DDE family transposase.): MLNDATCFKQIYLVTGYTDLRSGIDRLAGIIETQTGIDPFSPDTLYLFCGRKADRIKGLVWEKDGYLLLYKRLAAGQYQWPRNAAEVRVLTPQQFRWLMEGLTITPKKSVKPVSPEYVT, translated from the coding sequence ATGCTCAATGATGCCACATGTTTTAAGCAAATCTACCTAGTGACTGGATATACAGATCTTCGTTCCGGTATTGACCGTCTGGCTGGTATCATAGAAACGCAAACCGGTATAGATCCTTTTTCGCCTGATACACTTTATCTTTTTTGTGGAAGAAAAGCGGATCGTATAAAGGGGTTAGTCTGGGAAAAGGATGGCTATCTCCTGCTATATAAGCGCCTCGCAGCTGGTCAATATCAATGGCCTCGTAATGCTGCAGAAGTTAGAGTTCTAACCCCACAGCAATTCCGTTGGCTAATGGAAGGGCTTACCATAACCCCGAAGAAGTCTGTAAAGCCGGTATCACCGGAGTATGTTACATAA